From the genome of Nicotiana sylvestris chromosome 2, ASM39365v2, whole genome shotgun sequence, one region includes:
- the LOC138886277 gene encoding uncharacterized protein, protein MDEEDAEKIAFITPWGTYCYRVMPFSLKNTGATYMRTMTTIFHDMIQREIEIYVDDVIIKSKKQSDHVKDLRKFFQRLHGYNLKLNPAKCAFGVASGKLLGFVVSRHGIELDPSKIKAIQELLPPNNKTELLKKNVVVKWTDECQEAFDKIKRYLSNPSMLVPPEPGRPLILYLTVLDNSFGCVLGQHDITGKKAQAIYYLSKKFTPYEVKYTLLERTCCALTWVAQKLKHYLSSYTTYLISRMDPLKYIFQKPMPTGRLVKWQILLTEFDIIYVTRTAMKAQALADHLADNPVDDEYEPLKTYFPDEEVMRVDEVDRDEKPGWKVFFDVVANMKGVGVRDVLISETGQHYPVTAQLRFHCTNNMVEYEACILGLRLAVDMGVQEILVLGDSDLSVEFKHIPRIHNEIADALATLASMLHHPDKAYVDPVHIQVHDQHAYCNMVKEEIDGEPWFHDVKVYIRSGVYPVHATGDQKRTIRRLASGFFLSGGILYKRTPDLGLLRCIDDKEASTIMAEVHSRVHGDLIHSSPSKLHTMSAPWPFVTWGMDVIGPIESVASNEHRFILVAIDYFTKWVEAVIITDNVVNLNSHLMKEVCQQFKIMHRNSTLYHPKANGAVEAANKNIKKILLGATPYLLVYGTEAVIPAEVEISSLRIVAKAEMARAYNKKAEAKGKFAPNWQGPFIVTRVLPNGALYLTDIEGKCVDMAINSDAVKRGKKFFKSTGTSHGKAWFREQEILFIILKDESMTQDTAG, encoded by the exons atggatgaggaagatgcagaaaagatagcgttcatcacgccatggggaacatattgttatcgggtaatgccatttagtTTAAAGAatactggggcaacttacatgaggacgatgaccaccatatttcatgacatgatacagaGGGAGATTGAgatttatgtagatgatgtgatcataaagtcaaagaagcagtctgaccatgttaaggatttgaggaagtttttccaaagactccacGGGTATAACCTCAAGCTCAATCcagcgaaatgtgcatttggtgtcgcGTCGGGGAAGCTGCTGGGATTCGTGGTTAGTAGACACGGCATTGAGTTAGATccatcgaagatcaaagccattcaagagttacTGCCGCCAAATAACAAAacagag ctgctgaagaaaaatgttgtggtcaagtggactgacgaatgtcaagaagcatttgataagattaagAGGTACCTGTCGAATCCATCTAtgctggtcccaccagagcctggaagacctttaattctctatttgacagtcttggataattcttttggctgtgtattgggtcaacatgacatcacgggAAAGAAGGCGCAAgcaatctattatctcagtaagaagttcactccctatgaggttaagtacactctgcttgagaggacatgttgcgccctgacttgggttgcacaaaagttgaagcattatctgtcgtcctacactacttacctaaTTTCCcgcatggatcctctaaagtatatctttcagaagcctatgcccacaggaagactggtgaagtggcagattttacttactgagtttgacatcatctatgtgactcggaccgcgatgaagGCCCAAGCCTTGGCCGACCACTTGGCCGATAATCCGGTGGATGATGAATATGAGccactgaagacttattttcctgatgaagaggtcatGCGTGTTGACGAGGTTGACCGAGatgaaaagccaggttggaaaGTCTTCTTTGATGTAGTTGCTAACATGAAGGGTGTCGGAGTACGGGATGTACTTATatctgaaacagggcaacactaccctgtaaCAGCCCAGCTTCGATTtcattgcaccaacaatatggtcgagtacgaagcatgcattctaggtttgaggttagctgtagacatgggagTCCAGGAAATACTGGTTCTGGGAGATTCAGATTT GTCGGTTGAATTTAAACATATTCCcaggattcataatgagattgcTGATGCCTTGGccactctggcatcaatgttacatcatccggacaaGGCTTATGTCGACCCCGTGCACATCCAAGttcatgatcaacatgcttattgtaatatggtgaaagaggaaattgatggcgaaccttggttccatgatgtCAAAGTATACATCAGGTCGGGGGTATATCCAGTACATGCTACAggtgaccaaaagagaaccattcgacgtctagctagtggatttttcttgagtggaggaatcttgtacaagaggactccagATTTAGGACTGCTGAGGTGCATAGACGATAAAGAAGCTTCAACTATTATGGCCGAAGTGCATTctaga gtacatggtgatttgattcattcttccCCATCTaagttacatacaatgtctgcaccttggccctttgttacttggggcatggatgtcattggaccaattgagtcgGTAGCGTCAAACgagcataggtttattctggtggccattgattactttaccaagtgggttgaagct gtgatcatcacagacaatgttgttaatctcaatagtcatttgatgaaagaggtatgccaacaattcaagatcatGCATCGGAACTCCACTCTGTATcaccccaaggcaaatggagctgttgaggctgctaacaagaacataaagaagatacttc taggtgcaactccttatctgctggtatatggaactgaggcagttatacctgcggaagttgagatTTCATCCCTTCGGATCGTTGCAAAAGCTgaaatggcaagagcatacaacaaaaag gctgaagctaaaggcaagttcgccccaaactggcaggggccgttcatagTGACAAGAGTATTGCCCAATggcgctttgtatttaacagacatagaaggtaaatgtgtagacatggctatcaattctgatgcagttaagag gggTAAGAAATTTTTTAAATCCACAGGGACCTCCCatggaaaagcatggttcagggaGCAAGAAATTCTATTCATAATCCTAAAAGATGAGAGCATGACTCAG GATACtgctggataa
- the LOC138886278 gene encoding uncharacterized protein, which produces MEEDEMVNYFLQALEPTYYGHLISAIGKSFNDVVKIGEMVEEGLKSRHDIEKCWHLKRAIQELIDTNKIVVQSPDAPNINQNPLSAHAETHMIEIVHKDGEPKKSSKSVMMIRASENNLVKAPDYTKATPLTVEGKTEKPSSLNSKPPVLVVKGLSKDIGASPESSKVVVPGISSKPVIVVKGAPTTPIIIKPVTQLPVVDAKAVPWNYKQVIVTYKGKEIEEEVNETGGLTRSGRCFTPEELRKAKSFKDSPMPVKKLVTEEELEEFLKKMKVQDYSIVEQLRKTPSQISLLSLLIHSDEHRRVLMKILNEAHVPDKIIVNHMEKIVGRIFEANRITFSDDELPMEGTEHNRALYLTLKCEDSIVLRVLVDNGSSANICPLSTLQKLKIGTERIHLNSVCVRGFDGGGKDFVGDIMLELSIGHVEFTMEFQVLDVVVSYNLLLGRPWIHAAKAVPSSLHQMVKFEWDTQEIVVHGDEDLSACNDTIVPFIEAEDDKGPWVYQTFETVSVEKIPKGKCIPGPKLSSASVMFANEMLKNGFVPGKGLGSSLQGIVHLMRPSGNPGTFGLGFMPTEKDMKRVKNMK; this is translated from the exons atggaagaGGACGAGATGGTTAATTACTTTCTTCAAGCCCTAGAGCCCACTTACTATGGCCACTTGATCTCAGCCATTGGAaagtctttcaatgatgtggtgaagataggagaaatggtggaagaggggctcaagtcga ggcatgacatagagaagtgttggcatttgaaacgggcaatccaggagctcattgatacaaacAAAATTGTAGTCCAAAGCCCAGATGCgccaaacatcaaccaaaaccctttgTCAGCCCATGCAGAGAcgcacatgattgaaatagttcaCAAGGACGGGGAGCCCAAAAAGTCTTCTaagtccgtcatgatgattcgggccagtGAAAACAATTTGGTTAAAGCTCCAGACTATACCAAAGCAACGCCCTTGACAGTTGAAGGGAAGACAGAAAAGCCGAGCTCACTCAATTCGAAACCACCAGTATTGGTCGTGAAAGGGTTGTCGAAAGATATCGGGGCAAGTCCGGAAAGTTcaaaagtggtagtaccagggatTTCAAGTAAGCCTGTCATAGTTGTGAAGGGGGCTCCTACTACCCCTATCATCATTAAACCAGTAACCCAGCTTCCAGTGGTGGATGCCAAGGCTGTTCCGTGGAATTATAAACAAGTgatagtgacatacaaaggaaaagaaatagaggaAGAAGTCAATGAAACTGGAGGATTGACTCGTTCTGGGAGATGTTTCACCCCAGAAGAATTAAGGAAAGCCAAGTCATTCAAGGATAGCCCAATGCCAGTAAAGAAATTGGTCACTGAGGAAGAGCTGGAGGAgttcctgaaaaagatgaaagtgcaggattattccattgtggagcagttaaggaaaacaccatcccagatttctcttttgtctttgttgatacattcagatgaacatcgcagggtcttgatgaaaattttgaatgaggcacatgttccTGATAAGATCATAGTGAACCACATGGAAAAGATAGTTGGCAGGATCTTCGAAGCAAATAGGATCACTTTCTCGGATGATGAACTTCctatggagggtacagaacacaaccgaGCTCTTTATCTCACACTGAAGTGTGAAGATTCTATTGTCTTaagggttttggttgataatGGCTCTAGTGCGAATATTTGTCCCCTGTCTACTCTGCAAAAACTGAAGATTGGCACCGAAAGAATCCATTTGAACAGTGTGTGTGTCCGAGGCTTTGATGGGGGAGGTAAAGATTTTGTTGGAGATATAATGCTCGAATTGTCAATAGGGCATGttgagtttaccatggaattccaagtgttagatgtggttgtctcctacaatctgttgttgggcagGCCCTGGATACATGCTGCTAAGGCAGTCCCGTCTTCTCtacaccaaatggtgaagtttgaatgggacacgcaggaaatagttgtgcacggtgaTGAGGACTTGTCAGCCTGTAATGATACAATTGTTCCGTTCATCGaagctgaagatgataagggaccttggGTCTATCAGACTTTCGAAACAGTGTCTGTTGAGAAAATTCCTAAAGGAAAATGCATTCCGGGTCCTAAGCTATCCTCCGCGTCCGTCATGTTTgcgaatgaaatgttgaagaatggttttgtgccgGGCAAGGGCCTGGGCTCATCTCTGCAGGGTATTGTGCATCTAATGCGCCCCAGTGGGAATCctggtacatttggtttgggattcatgcccACAGAGAAGGACatgaaaagggttaaaaatatGAAATAG
- the LOC104246550 gene encoding uncharacterized protein — MGVVVINMDDELISGVISLCRICHEQEFESLKSLETPCACSGTVKFAHRDCIQRWCNEKGNTTCEICLQKFEPGFYVPSPKKVHLVDNTAVTIRGSQEVIRRSSAEEEEILESQCSQTRDRNYSYCRTALLIFTIVLLMRHVLMVLNGGAKDYPFTLPTLILIKASGIILPMYIIIMMITTIQNGNKGCGRVDSEDILSNSDEDN; from the exons ATGGGAGTCGTGGTAATAAATATGGATGATGAATTAATTTCTGGTGTCATATCTTTGTGTAGAATTTGCCATGAACAAGAATTTGAAAGCTTAAAGAGCTTAGAAACTCCTTGTGCATGCTCTGGAACTGTCAAG TTCGCGCACAGAGATTGTATACAAAGATGGTGTAATGAAAAGGGAAATACAACTTGTGAAATTTGTTTACAG AAATTTGAACCTGGATTCTACGTTCCATCCCCTAAGAAGGTCCACTTGGTTGATAACACAGCAGTGACAATTAG AGGAAGCCAGGAAGTTATAAGAAGATCAtcagcagaagaagaagaaatcttGGAAAGTCAATGCTCACAAACTAGGGATAGAAACTACTCTTATTGTCGAACTGCCCTTCTCATT TTCACAATTGTACTTCTGATGAGACATGTGTTAATGGTGCTCAATGGAGGGGCAAAAGATTATCCCTTTACACTTCCTACT TTGATTCTTATAAAAGCTAGTGGGATAATCTTGCCAATGTACATTATAATCATGATGATCACAACAATTCAGAATGGCAACAAGGGTTGTGGTAGAGTG GATTCAGAAGACATTCTATCGAACTCTGACGAAGACAACTAA
- the LOC104246551 gene encoding kinesin-like protein KIN-14I codes for MAADGALSFSVASVVEDVLQQHGNRSRSLDLDARRAEEAATRRYEAAAWLRKVVGVVGAKDLPAEPSEEDFRLGLRSGIILCNVLNKIQPGAVPKVVESPVDSALLPDGAALSAFQYFENVRNFLVAAQDMGIPSFEASDLEQGGKSSRVVNCVLGIKDYSEWKQTGGTGVWKFGGNVKSTTSTKQFVRKNSEPFSSSLSRSMSMNEKFTESNKMPNSSLSNLVRAILIDKKPEEVPNLVESVLNKVVEEFEQRIASQIQPNKATPKDSTVSCGNRFLQKHTSAGTKLDQRNVALVKEENLIIDEELKRRYVKQNTIVDQQKRDVKDLKQTLLTTKAGMQFMQMKFHEEMQNIGMHIHGLAHAASGYHRVLEENRRLYNQVQDLKGSIRVYCRVRPFLPGQASYISNVDHIEDGSITISVPSKSGKGRKSFNFNKVFGPSATQGEVFSDTQQLIRSVLDGYNVCIFAYGQTGSGKTFTMTGPKDLTEQSRGVNYRALGDLFLLADQRKDTFLYEVSVQMIEIYNEQVRDLLVSDGVHKRLEIRNASQGLTVPDASLVRVTSTSDVIHLMNLGQRNRAVGATALNDRSSRSHSCLTVHVQGRDLTSGAILRGCMHLVDLAGSERVDKSEVTGDRLKEAQHINKSLSALGDVIAALAQKNAHVPYRNSKLTQLLQDSLGGQAKTLMFVHISPEPDAIGETISTLKFAERVSSVELGAARVNKDTTDVKELKEQIATLKAALARKETEPVSTHHKVTSSPYGLQSSPFQSNPQGREMLPDSNIQRRPMEDVGNREVSSNSAFRQKRQSFDLDELLGNSPPWPPVSSPCENFVEDDRDMSSGEWVDKVMVNKQDAARGVGNLFGWESEKGNVSDVLYEKYLSDSSKVYQEKSSNLFQMSNHFDIATAEDLDEFDATTSDSSEPDLLWQFNNTKLNSFPNGNGSKIQKPNTKPAKSPESRNMVHKVGPSISRQTNGGVGHNQRNGRQAMPTEMKRKAGSRK; via the exons ATGGCTGCTGATGGTGCATTGTCTTTCTCTGTGGCATCTGTGGTGGAGGATGTTCTTCAGCAACATGGAAACAGATCAAGAAGTCTTGATTTGGATGCCCGTCGAGCTGAGGAAGCAG caacaaggAGGTATGAAGCTGCAGCCTGGCTGAGAAAGGTGGTTGGCGTTGTGGGAGCAAAAGATTTGCCAGCTGAGCCTTCTGAGGAAGACTTCAGGCTTGGCTTAAGGAGTGGAATAATTCTTTGCAATGTGCTTAATAAAATTCAGCCTGGAGCTGTGCCCAAG GTTGTTGAAAGTCCGGTTGACTCTGCACTACTTCCTGATGGAGCAGCCTTGTCTGCATTCCAGTATTTTGAGAACGTCCGTAATTTTTTGGTTGCTGCCCAAGATATGGGGATTCCTTCTTTTGAGGCATCTGATCTTGAACAG GGCGGAAAATCGTCGAGGGTTGTCAACTGTGTTTTGGGAATTAAAGACTACAGCGAATGGAAGCAGACAGGTGGCACTGGAGTCTGGAAATTTGGTGGAAATGTGAAGTCCACAACATCAACAAAACAATTTGTGCGCAAAAATTCTGAGCCATTCTCTAGTTCTCTGTCAAGGAGTATGTCAATGAATGAGAAATTTACTGAAAGTAACAAAATG CCCAACTCTTCCTTAAGCAACCTTGTTCGTGCAATTCTGATTGATAAGAAGCCTGAAGAAGTTCCTAAT CTTGTGGAGTCAGTGTTAAATAAGGTTGTTGAGGAGTTCGAGCAGCGCATCGCAAGCCAAATTCAACCG AACAAAGCAACTCCAAAGGACTCAACCGTTTCCTGTGGTAACAGATTCCTTCAGAAACATACTTCTGCCGGCACAAAG CTTGACCAAAGAAATGTTGCACTAGTGAAAGAAGAGAATCTCATCATTGATGAGGAACTTAAAAGAAGATATGTGAAGCAGAACACAATTGTTGACCAACAGAAAAGAGACGTCAAG GACCTGAAACAAACTCTTTTGACTACAAAAGCGGGTATGCAGTTCATGCAAATGAAgtttcatgaggaaatgcaaaaTATTG GCATGCACATACACGGCCTAGCACATGCAGCTTCCGGTTATCATAGAGTTCTTGAAGAAAATCGCAGGCTTTACAATCAAGTCCAGGACCTTAAAG GAAGCATAAGAGTTTACTGTCGAGTAAGACCATTTTTGCCCGGGCAAGCAAGTTATATTAGTAATGTGGATCATATAGAAGATGGTAGCATTACAATAAGTGTTCCATCAAAGAGCGGGAAAGGACGCAAGTCTTTCAATTTCAATAAAGTATTTGGACCGTCCGCAACTCAAG GAGAGGTGTTTTCAGACACTCAACAACTGATTAGATCAGTTTTGGATGGGTACAATGTGTGCATTTTTGCTTATGGTCAAACTGGATCAGGAAAAACCTTCACAATG ACGGGGCCTAAGGATCTTACCGAACAAAGCCGAGGGGTAAACTACAGGGCACTAGGCGATTTATTCCTTCTTGCAGATCAAAGAAAGGACACCTTCTTATATGAAGTGTCTGTACAAATGATTGAGATATATAACGAGCAAGTTAGGGATCTCCTTGTTTCTGATGGTGTGCACAAAAGA CTAGAAATTCGTAATGCTTCTCAAGGACTAACGGTACCTGATGCAAGCCTGGTTCGTGTAACTTCAACTTCTGACGTCATTCATTTAATGAATCTTGGACAAAGGAATCGTGCAGTGGGTGCAACAGCACTCAATGACCGCAGTAGTCGTTCTCACAG TTGCCTAACAGTTCATGTCCAAGGAAGAGACTTGACTTCTGGAGCTATTCTTCGTGGTTGTATGCATTTGGTTGATCTTGCTGGAAGTGAAAGAGTAGACAAATCTGAAGTAACGGGAGATAGACTTAAAGAGGCACAACACATTAACAAGTCTCTCTCAGCTTTAGGTGATGTAATCGCTGCCCTAGCACAAAAGAATGCGCATGTTCCATATCGTAACAGCAAACTTACACAACTACTCCAAGACTCACTTG GTGGACAAGCTAAAACATTGATGTTTGTTCACATAAGTCCTGAACCAGATGCCATAGGAGAAACAATTAGCACCCTTAAGTTTGCGGAACGTGTTTCTTCCGTTGAACTCGGTGCTGCCCGAGTAAATAAAGATACCACGGATGTCAAAGAGCTCAAAGAACAG ATTGCTACTCTTAAAGCTGCCTTGGCAAGAAAAGAAACGGAACCGGTCTCCACACATCATAAGGTAACAAGCAGTCCATATGGCTTGCAATCATCACCTTTTCAATCTAATCCACAGGGGAGAGAAATGTTGCCCGATTCAAACATTCAGAGGAGACCAATGGAGGATGTAGGCAACAGAGAG GTCTCTAGTAATTCTGCATTCAGACAAAAGAGGCAAAGTTTTGATCTTGATGAGTTACTCGGAAATTCCCCTCCCTGGCCACCCGTTAGCAGTCCTTGTGAAAACTTTGTAGAAGATGACAGAGACATGAGCTCAGGCGAGTGGGTAGACAAGGTCATGGTGAACAAGCAGGACGCTGCACGTGGAGTTGGAAACCTGTTTGGATGGGAATCTGAAAAAGGCAACGTGTCCGACGTACTTTATGAGAAATATCTTTCAGATTCATCTAAAGTATACCAAGAAAAATCAAGTAATCTTTTCCAAATGAGCAACCACTTTGACATCGCTACTGCCGAGGATTTAGATGAGTTTGATGCCACTACCAGTGATTCGTCCGAGCCAGATTTGCTTTGGCAATTCAATAATACAAAACTTAACAGTTTCCCCAATGGGAATGGGTCAAAGATACAGAAACCAAATACTAAGCCAGCAAAAAGCCCGGAATCAAG GAATATGGTTCATAAAGTCGGGCCTTCAATATCACGACAGACGAATGGAGGAGTCGGCCACAATCAGAGGAATGGCAGGCAGGCCATGCCAACTGAAATGAAGCGTAAAGCCGGAAGCAGGAAATAG
- the LOC138886279 gene encoding uncharacterized protein: MESFLVKNFYTKLRGNFERVTWRKLMQTNLGVPKWKFIVYLAVQRKLMTKDRLRGLGYVEEVTCELCNKEEESIDHLFFSCSYTSQLWTVLLQWQGICRKTMRWSDELNWTIKCCK; encoded by the coding sequence ATGGAAAGCTTTTTAGTGAAGAATTTCTATACAAAATTGCGAGGAAACTTTGAACGAGTAACGTGGAGGAAACTTATGCAAACTAATCTGGGAGTTCCAAAGTGGAAATTTATTGTCTATCTAGCTGTTCAAAGAAAATTAATGACTAAAGATAGACTGAGAGGACTGGGATACGTGGAGGAGGTCACATGTGAACTATGCAACAAAGAAGAGGAGTCTATCGATCACCTGTTCTTTTCCTGTTCCTACACTTCACAATTATGGACAGTGCTGTTGCAATGGCAGGGGATTTGCAGAAAGACAATGCGATGGAGTGATGAACTCAACTGGACAATCAAATGCTGCAAATGA